One region of Ciona intestinalis unplaced genomic scaffold, KH HT001192.1, whole genome shotgun sequence genomic DNA includes:
- the LOC100186429 gene encoding uncharacterized protein LOC100186429, whose product MTHRRRKSVWPSAVRDTTLSNKLSKGPKLKSRSGCSYKMDSNRNEQPQTNTTSVEQEKPGPSTSSATPDQPITTASSPPPPTPPSSIPGLIPWTPDVPIKQYLFDASSHFALIGENDPWPSMGALCQSQANPTRHEWYIFSEKARTTDKPFDTFIELLLKTYTKDLTCALQVVPQMTPNPQQLPSMFLRQLISQFPALEIATIHKRLIFQHYFSFFDLSFQTHFGRLDDLDLTVVGEESDRISDDQPFALIRRQDSMSTTTSSSIDTELQADVANLIHSIEQLKVQIDSQDNDSYWKRNPPQQRSNYQRREYSNKPHNQPPSSTHQTCSSDVSLPRNTTSNDDICFYHQRFGDRANKCTSPCNFHSPVHTARSPSTPPVYSSSSPRIQDGISDRTFPTDTSAAASFITSSCTASNQTTHQFFNADDSPIQVASTHTQDNAKEPLTTLTITPS is encoded by the coding sequence ATGACACACAGACGACGAAAAAGTGTATGGCCCTCTGCGGTGCGGGACACAACTCTATCGAATAAACTATCAAAAGGTCCCAAGTTAAAATCACGCAGCGGATGTAGCTATAAGATGGACAGTAACCGAAATGAACAACCACAAACCAACACAACGTCAGTCGAACAGGAAAAGCCGGGACCAAGCACGTCGTCCGCAACGCCCGACCAACCAATCACAACTGCCTCAAGTCCACCGCCGCCAACACCACCCTCTAGCATTCCTGGACTTATACCATGGACCCCTGATGTGCCGATTAAGCAGTACCTTTTCGACGCAAGTAGCCACTTCGCCCTCATCGGAGAAAACGATCCGTGGCCTAGCATGGGCGCATTGTGTCAATCTCAGGCGAATCCAACGCGACACGAATGGTATATCTTTTCAGAAAAAGCACGCACTACCGACAAACCATTCGATACGTTTATCGAACTTCTCCTCAAAACATACACAAAAGATCTAACCTGTGCCTTACAAGTGGTGCCCCAGATGACCCCAAACCCCCAGCAACTTCCGTCAATGTTCCTTCGTCAACTCATCAGTCAATTTCCAGCCTTGGAGATCGCTACAATCCACAAACGACTTATCTTTCAACATTATTTCTCATTTTTCGACTTATCCTTCCAAACGCATTTTGGTCGTCTCGATGACCTTGACTTGACTGTAGTCGGCGAAGAATCAGACAGAATATCAGATGACCAACCGTTCGCTTTAATTCGCAGACAGGATTCCATGTCAACCACAACGTCCTCATCAATCGACACCGAGCTTCAAGCTGATGTAGCAAATCTCATACACTCGATTGAACAATTAAAGGTCCAAATAGATTCACAAGACAATGATTCATATTGGAAGCGGAATCCGCCCCAACAGCGAAGCAACTACCAACGTCGAGAATACTCCAATAAACCGCATAATCAACCGCCGTCCAGCACACATCAGACGTGTTCTTCCGATGTCAGTTTACCCAGAAACACAACAAGCAACgatgatatttgtttttatcatcAACGCTTTGGGGATAGGGCTAACAAATGCACTTCCCCGTGCAATTTCCATTCGCCGGTCCACACAGCCCGCTCTCCCTCTACTCCCCCGGTGTATAGTTCCTCTTCCCCTCGGATACAAGATGGAATCTCTGACCGCACGTTCCCTACTGATACTAGCGCAGCAGCCAGCTTCATTACTAGTTCATGTACAGCGTCCAACCAAACAACGCATCAATTCTTCAATGCTGACGACTCCCCTATTCAAGTCGCGAGTACGCACACACAAGATAATGCCAAAGAACCCCTGACCACCCTAACTATTACTCCATCgtaa